The window CCGGTGGTTAATTGCGGAACAATTGCCATATAGTCGTCCATGGATTGATCAAGTATCACCTGAAGATTCTTCATACACGAGCCATCATTGAGTTCAATGAAGGAAAATGTTTTGCTCTCCCTTTTGGTCCTGATCCATCCTTGCACCAACAGCGATTGCTGCTTCGGATCCATCACTAGAATTGTTTTAATTTTTTCAGGTTCCATTGTATGTCTCCATATTAAAATTATGTGTCCGCCAGTAGTGTCACCTATTCATGCAACACAATACATATTTCAGTTTCAACCCGCATATTATCAAAATCACTACTGTCCAAATTAACATATCACACTGTTTTAAAATTGTTCTAAAAACAATCCGATTCGCCCCTGTATTTTCTAATCAAACAGTAATATATCAAACTATTATTAAATTACGCAAGCCTGCTCACAACATCCCCGTCAAATACCGGCACGTCCCGGTATCTAAAATTTCATTGATGATTTTTTCCGTAACCGGTCCCACACCGGAAAGAGTACGTAATGAATTCTTTTTTTCCTTAATTGATCCTTCCAATTTTGATATCGAATAGGCCGCATAACCATAAGGTGATTTTTTCCCTTCCGATTTCAACAAATAATCCAGATGCTCCAGCATCACCATGACCCGGTCGTTATCCGAAAGAAATTTTGTGTATATCGCAGGCGGCATGCGCCTTGCAAGTTTATATTTTCCCGCCAACCTATTGAATCGCCGCTGAATTTCCATGGCGTAATCAGGCTGTGCATTTCCCCAGATATCACCGGTGTATATTTTATCGTACAGAGTTTGCAGACCGGGATATTTTTTTCCAAGAACATCCCGAAAATGATCCTGCTGAGCACCGGCCTTCAATGTCATGCCGCCAAAAAGCACAAAACCAACCCCAACCTCACGGGCTTGCGCTAAAGACTCTGACATTTCCTTTTCAGTATCTGTAACTCCGGGAATCACCGGCAGAAGAAACATCCCGGTTGCCAATCCGGCTTTTTTCATTTTCGCCAATACTGAAAGTCGCTTGGTAGGCGGGTCGCAGCCAGGTTCAAAAACCGCACTGACATTATCATCTGTGGAAGAAAAGCTCATACTGACCAGCACACGCTGCGTTCGATTCATCTCCACCAACAGAGGTAAATCGCGTTCCACCAAAGTCGACTTGGTTAACAAATGAACAGGATAATGAAACTGCTGAATAATACGAAGAATAGGGGATGCTAATTGATAGTGCTTTTCTGAAGGTTGGTATGTATCCCCCACGCCGCCGCCAACTAAAATGAAAGCGCGCTTCATAGGTTTGCGCTTCCGGCCGGGGTTCAACGCTTTTTCCAATAATTCAGGGGCATTCGTTTTCACAACCACATCATGCCCAAACTCACCCTCAACCCGGTATTTTTCCGCCCGGCCGTCGCAATAGGCACAATTATGTGTGCAGCCGCGGTATAAATTCATGCCATAACCGGACAAAAACCATGAATCAACTTTTTTATATTTGATTAGGATACTTTTGGCAAGTGTTTCATGTATTGGCATTATCTTGCTCTAATTTCAACAATCTTTTCTTCCCCGGAATTCCTCCGCCATAGCCAACCATTTCGCCATTGCTTCCAATATTCCGATGACAAGAAATAATCAACCCAATTGATTGACTCATTTATGAAATACGTCTATTGGCACCGATGCACACAACCCGTAATCTTCCCAAACGATGCTTACTCATCAGATTCACCGTATTTTTTTATCATGATGAGCTGATTATAATTTTTCAGACTTTCATATTTCACCTGATCCATCAATTGGTTGACCAAGAACCCGCCCACACCGCGTTTGGATCCTTTGGCAATATTGGCTTTCACAGAAATATTTTTTCGCTTGGTGACATCAAACGGGTCACCATAATCCCGGATCTGAATTTTAATCTGTTTTTTTTGAAATTCAATTTTTAACCGGAGAATCTGCCACGGGTCAAAATCATTGCCGTGTTCAATAATGTTGAGCAGTACTTCCTCCACAGCCAGGGCCACTGCATTGGTGGTCACATCATCCATTTCTTCTTTCTGACAAATACTGCTGATCATTTGGCGCAAAACGCCAAGATAATTAACGTCCGCATTGATCTTAACCTCAATCCCTTTGTACCGGGATTTACGCCGTTTGGCGGTGCTCCCCGGCTTAAGGGTAATGATATGTCCCCAGTCATCCACCGTAAAGGTTTCATCACATTTTTCACAACGGTA is drawn from bacterium and contains these coding sequences:
- a CDS encoding radical SAM protein, translated to MPIHETLAKSILIKYKKVDSWFLSGYGMNLYRGCTHNCAYCDGRAEKYRVEGEFGHDVVVKTNAPELLEKALNPGRKRKPMKRAFILVGGGVGDTYQPSEKHYQLASPILRIIQQFHYPVHLLTKSTLVERDLPLLVEMNRTQRVLVSMSFSSTDDNVSAVFEPGCDPPTKRLSVLAKMKKAGLATGMFLLPVIPGVTDTEKEMSESLAQAREVGVGFVLFGGMTLKAGAQQDHFRDVLGKKYPGLQTLYDKIYTGDIWGNAQPDYAMEIQRRFNRLAGKYKLARRMPPAIYTKFLSDNDRVMVMLEHLDYLLKSEGKKSPYGYAAYSISKLEGSIKEKKNSLRTLSGVGPVTEKIINEILDTGTCRYLTGML
- a CDS encoding MGMT family protein — its product is MSQSIGLIISCHRNIGSNGEMVGYGGGIPGKKRLLKLEQDNANT